The genome window AATGGCTGGATACTCCCGGCCACGCGTCGTCGGAGAAAAAGCCGTTTATGAAGAGGGAGAAGGACTGCATATTCTGCCTGGCATGCGAGAACGTCTGCCCGCCTCAGGCAATCAAGATATTCAAGAAGGGATAGACAAACAGCTCGGGAGCGGACCCGACCTACCGGACTCTAAACCCTTTCATGCACTATCTATAAATAGAAACAACAGATCATCAAAGGCTCAAGGCTGATTTCTCGTAGTG of Nitrososphaera sp. contains these proteins:
- a CDS encoding 4Fe-4S binding protein; the encoded protein is WLDTPGHASSEKKPFMKREKDCIFCLACENVCPPQAIKIFKKG